The genomic segment ACACCGTTCCCCTTTTTTGCCGGATCGGGGGCATGTACATCATCGCCTTCTGGATCTTGGTTTCTCCACGCAAGCCGTTTTGGCGATTCTCTCCCTTGCTCAGGTTTTTGCCTTGGGAGTGGGGACGTCTTTTTTACGATAACTCACAGACCGGTGATGGTATAATCAACAGATGATCATGAGATCGGGATGCGGGAGAAGTGTCGATTCCCGGGTACGATGAAGATGCTAGGAGTGGTATCGTGGAAGACACGTTGAGAATTAAGGGTGGGATCCCCTTAAAGGGGACCATTCGAATGCAAGGGGCTAAAAACGCTGCCTTGCCGGTGATGGCTGCATCTCTGCTTCTTCGAGACGCCACTTTGGTTATGGACAACGTGCCGGAACTTAAGGATATCACCACCATGGTAGATCTTCTTCGAGTCTTGGGAGCTGATATCACCTTTTCGGATCATCGAGTTGTCGTAACGGTTCCAGACTCTGTCTCATGGGAAACCCCGGGAGAGTTAGTTCAGAAAATGCGGGCGTCCTCCCTGGTACTCGGTCCCTTGCTGGCTCGTGAGGGACGTGCTGTCATGCCTCTTCCTGGAGGATGCTCGATCGGGAGCCGTCCCATTGACCTCCACCTTAAGGGACTGGCCCAAATGGGCGCCTCCATCGACCTCCGTCACGGAGCGGTTCACGCCTCGACGAAGGGCCTTAAAGGGTGTCGCATCTACCTTGATTTCCCCTCGGTGGGGGCCACGGAAAATCTTCTCATGGCTGCTGTACTTGCAAAGGGAGAGACGGTGTTGGAGAACGTGGCTCGAGAACCTGAGATCGTCAATTTGGCCGATGTCCTCAGAAAAATGGGGGCCAAAATCGAGGGCGAGGGGACCGGGGTTTTGACCATTCAGGGGATGGCAGATCTGAGCGCTGCGTCCATTCGCATCATACCTGACAGGATCGCCGCCTGTACGTATCTTCTGGCTGGGGTTATCACGAACGGGGCTGTGACGGTTGAGGATGTCATCCCTCAGCATTTTGACTCCTTGCTCGCCAAGTTGGAGGAGGCCTCGGTGGAGGTTCACTCTATGGAAGGCTCCGTCTCGGTCGTTCCGTCGCAGGAAAGAATGAAGGCCGTCTCTATGAAGACGTTGCCCTATCCCGGATTCCCAACCGACGTACAGCCTCAGCTCATGGCTGTTATGTCTCTGGCTCGGGGGACCAGCATCATCAAGGAGAGCATCTTCGAGTCTCGGTTCCTTCACGCCAGCGAGCTCAAAAAAATGGGGGCCGACGTGGAGCTCCAGGGGAATACCGCCATAGTCACCGGTGTCCACTCTCTGAACTGCGCTGACGTGGTGGCCTCGGACCTCCGGGCCGGAGCGGCTCTCATACTTGCAGGGCTCGCCACTCAGGGAGAGACGGTGGTTCATGGTATGAGCCATGTGGAGCGCGGGTACGAGCGGATCAAGGAAAACCTCATGGCACTGGGGGCCCAGGTTTCCTCTGTGGTCTCAAGTAAGCGCTGAAGGCCGTCATGACAGGCCCGCTGGAGAATATTCGGGTCATCGCTTTTGTCGGTCCGGCCGGAACGGGGAAAAGCCTTCGAGCCCAGT from the Dethiosulfovibrio peptidovorans genome contains:
- the murA gene encoding UDP-N-acetylglucosamine 1-carboxyvinyltransferase, encoding MEDTLRIKGGIPLKGTIRMQGAKNAALPVMAASLLLRDATLVMDNVPELKDITTMVDLLRVLGADITFSDHRVVVTVPDSVSWETPGELVQKMRASSLVLGPLLAREGRAVMPLPGGCSIGSRPIDLHLKGLAQMGASIDLRHGAVHASTKGLKGCRIYLDFPSVGATENLLMAAVLAKGETVLENVAREPEIVNLADVLRKMGAKIEGEGTGVLTIQGMADLSAASIRIIPDRIAACTYLLAGVITNGAVTVEDVIPQHFDSLLAKLEEASVEVHSMEGSVSVVPSQERMKAVSMKTLPYPGFPTDVQPQLMAVMSLARGTSIIKESIFESRFLHASELKKMGADVELQGNTAIVTGVHSLNCADVVASDLRAGAALILAGLATQGETVVHGMSHVERGYERIKENLMALGAQVSSVVSSKR